In the Pseudorasbora parva isolate DD20220531a chromosome 23, ASM2467924v1, whole genome shotgun sequence genome, one interval contains:
- the kctd9b gene encoding BTB/POZ domain-containing protein KCTD9b, with translation MRRVTLFVNGTSHNGKVVAVYGTLADLLSVASTKFGIKAANIYNGKGGLIDDIALIRDDDVLYISDGDSFVDPPNNPDSPHEFHSWAHTDWITLNVGGRRFTTTRSTLVKEPESMLAHMFRDKDVWGNKQDEQGAYLIDRSPDYFEPILNYLRHGQLIINDGINRLGVLEEARFFGIERLAEQLEGVIKNSQPPEDHSPISRKEFVRFLLATPTKSELRCQGLNFSGADLSRLDLRYINFKMANLSRCNLTHANLCGTNLERADLSNANLDGANLQGVKMLCTNAEGASLKGCNFEDPAGLKANLEGANLKGVDMEGSQMTGINLRVATLKNAKLKNCNLRGATLAGTDLENCDLSGCDLQEANLRGSNVKGAIFEEMLTPLHMSQSVR, from the exons ATGAGAAGAGTCACGCTGTTTGTAAATGGAACCTCACACAATGGGAAG GTGGTGGCTGTTTATGGAACTCTTGCTGATCTACTGTCTGTTGCAAGCACAAAATTTGGAATAAAAGCTGCCAACATATACAATGGGAAAGGAGGTCTTATCGATGATATAGCCCTCATCAG AGATGATGATGTCTTGTATATATCGGATGGAGACTCTTTTGTTG ATCCACCAAATAACCCAGACAGTCCGCATGAGTTTCATTCCTGGGCGCACACAGATTGGATCACCCTCAATGTGGGAGGCCGACGGTTCACAACCACACG GAGCACTTTGGTCAAAGAACCGGAGAGCATGTTGGCTCACATGTTCAGAGACAAAG ATGTTTGGGGAAACAAACAGGACGAGCAAGGGGCGTATCTCATTGATCGGAGTCCAGATTACTTTGAGCCCATATTAAACTACCTGAGACATGGACAGCTCATTATCAATGATGGCATCAATCGGCTGG GTGTGCTTGAAGAAGCTCGTTTCTTTGGAATCGAACGTCTTGCTGAGCAGCTTGAAGGTGTTAttaag AATTCCCAGCCTCCTGAAGACCACTCGCCCATCTCCCGCAAAGAGTTTGTGCGATTTCTGCTCGCCACTCCAACTAAATCAGAACTTCGGTGTCAG GGGCTGAATTTCAGTGGGGCAGATCTCTCTCGTCTTGACCTTCGTTACATCAACTTCAAGATGGCCAACCTCAGCCGCTGTAACCTCACACACGCCAACCTCTGTGGTACCAACCTGGAGAGGGCAGACCTCTCAAATGCCAATCTAGAT GGTGCCAATTTACAGGGCGTGAAAATGCTTTGCACCAATGCAGAAGGTGCGTCTCTAAAAGGCTGTAATTTTGAAGATCCTGCAGGACTCAAAGCAAATCTAGAGG GTGCCAATCTAAAGGGGGTGGATATGGAGGGCAGTCAAATGACGGGTATAAACCTCCGCGTGGCCACGCTGAAGAACGCCAAACTCAAGAACTGTAACTTGCGGGGTGCCACTTTGGCAGGAACTGATCTGGAG AACTGTGACCTGTCCGGCTGTGACCTCCAGGAGGCGAACCTGCGGGGCTCCAACGTAAAGGGGGCCATTTTTGAGGAGATGCTGACGCCACTGCACATGTCCCAGAGTGTCAGGTAG